Within the Longimicrobium sp. genome, the region TGCGTCCCGTTCACCCGCACGCGCTCGCCGTCGTGCAGGCTCGACAGCGCGCCGTGCACGGCCATCACGGCGGGGACGCCGACCTCGCGGGCGGTGACGGCGCCGTGGGAGAGGGGGCCGCCGCTCTCGGTGACCACCGCGCAGGCGGAGTAGAAGAGCGGCGTCCACGCGGGGTTCGTCGTCCGCGCCACCAGCACCGAGCCGGGGACGAAGCGCGCGAAGTCCTCCACCCCGTGCACCCGGCACACCGGCCCCTCCGCCACGCCCGGCGAGCCGGGGAGCCCCCGCAGCGCCCCCTCCGCCGCGGCCTCGGGCTCCTCGCCGTAGACGCGCGGCGGGGCGGCGCGCTTGGCCGCCTCGTACGCCGCCCGCTCGCGCCGCGCCTCCTCCGCGGCGGCATCCTCCACCGGCTCGCCCTCCATCAGCGCCGTCAGCGTCCGCTTGCGCAGGAAGAAGACGTCCTCCGGCCGCTCCACCACGCCGCGTCCCACCAGCCGGCGGCCGACCTCCACCAGCGCCGCGCGGAAGGGGATGGAGAGCCGCGTGGTCTGGTAGTGCTCCAGGTCGTCGAGCCCCGTGTAGGCGCGCGTGAGCCGCAGCACCTCGGCGGCGAAGTTGCGCAGCTCCTCGGGCACCAGCGCCAGGTACTCGCGCTCCGCGGCGGACTGGCGCGCGCGTAAGCTCCCCTCGCGCGGCGCCGGGTCGGCCACGTCGCCCTGGAGGAGCATCAGGCGCAGGTTCTCCAGCACCACCCAGGGCTGCCCGATCCAGGTGGGCACGTAGGCGTCGAAGTCCACCTCGCGGTGCCCGTGGTTCTCCAGGAAGCGCCGGAAGCCGGACGCGAACGCCGGGAAGCGCTCCAGCATCCCCTCCTCCCACGCCCTCCGCCGGTCCACCTCCGTCAGCAGCCGCTCCAGCTCCGGCTCGCCGCGGACCACGCGGTAGAGGCGGTACAGGTCCGCGTTCACCAGGTTCGTCTTGGTCTCGCAGAACGAGGTGAGCGCGTCGTAGAGCGCCGGCGCCCGCTCGCGGCCTACCAGCATCGCCACCAGGGTGAAGAGGGTGCGGTGCAGCACGCCCTGGGTGATGGAGATGGCGATGTTGGGGAGGAAGTACTCGCGCCCCAGCCGGTCGACCGCCCGCAGGTGCCGCCAGAGCTCGCCGTCGGGCAGCGTCTCCAGGTCGACGGCGGCGAAGCGGCCCAGGGCGAGCAGGTAGCGGTCGAGGTCGCGCGCCCAGGTGACGGGGAGCTCCTGCACCCAGCGGTAGCGGTCGATCAGCCACTGCCGCTTCGAGCTGAGCTCCTCCAGCGAGTCGAAGCGCACCTGCAGCGCCTGCGTGAAGAGCTGCACCGCCGTCTGGTTGCCGTAGACGTAGCCGTCGAAGCGCTCGAACCACTTCCCCGCGAACGGCGGGTAGCCGAGCAGCTCCAGCGAGTACGCCAGCGACTCGTGGAAGCCCTCGGTGGTGAAGTCCCAGGTGAGCGGCGTCACCGGGTTGGGGAAGCGCTCGGCCGACTCGTCGCGCGTCCAGCGGGCGGGGAACTCGGTCACCGGGCGCGACTGGAGGAGGTACAGCGTGCCGCCCGCCACCGCCCACTCGGTGTCCTGCGGGAAGGCGTAGAAGCGCTCCACCCGCACCACCAGCCGCAGCAGCTCGGCCAGCTCCGCGTCCGAGAGCGCCGGCGCGTCGCGCTTCTCCGGCGGCACCTCGACGCGCTCCGTCCCGTGCCGGGTGGAGACCAGCGCGTGCGCCTTGGTGCCGACCGCGCGCTGCACCACCTCGCCGGTCCGGCGCGAGAGGACGTACTGGTCGATCCCGCCCTCGCCGGAGACCACCGTCTCGCCCAGCCCGAAGGCGGCGTTGACCACCACCTGGTCCAGGTCGCCGGTGACGGGGTTCATCGAGAACGCCACGCCCGCCACCTCGCTCGCCACCATCCGCTGCACCACCACCGCCATCGCCGCGCCCGCCGCGCCGAAGCCGCGCTCGTGCCGGTAGCGCACCGCCCGGTCCTCCCAGAGCGAGGCGAAGCAGCGCCGCACCGCCTCGATCACCCCGTCCACCCCCGCCACGTCGAGGTAGGTGTCGTGCTGCCCGGCGAAGGCGGCGCCCGCCAGGTCCTCGAGCGTGGCCGAGGAGCGCACGGAGACGCGCCCGCCCCCCAGCAGCGGCGGCAGCCGCGCCCGGAGCGCCTGGTCCACCTCCGGCGGGAGCGGATGCGAGACGAGCAGCGCGCGCACCTCCGCGCACTGGGCGTGGAGCGCGGCCGCGTCCCCGGGCGTGAGCGCGGCGATGCGCGCCTCCAGCCCCGGCACCGCGGCCAGGAACGCGCGGTACGCCGCCGCGGGCACCACCACGCCCGGCGGCACGGGAAAGCCGCCCTGCGTGAGCCGGGCGAGGCTCGCCCCCTTGCCGCCCGCGGCGGAGGGCTCGGTGGCCGCGTCGTCGGTGAACTCGAGGATCATGGGAATTCGGATCGAGGAACGCCAATCGAAGTGGGCCAGACCGGATGGGCAGGTTCAGCCGTCCAACAGGAGGATCCTGCGCAGGGCGCCATGAGAAAGGTCGGCCCGGCCCACAGTGTTATCTCATTCCAAGATAACTTCGCTAAACTTTTTAAGATTCACCGTTCGCCTGTGGCGCTCCGACTCCGCGGCTGGGGCGAACCAGATGTAACCGGTTCGTTATCCGCCTACCGGTCGCGCTGGGAGCGTGTCCTCCGCCCCTTCCGGGCATCGGGCAGACTCCAGTCAGGGATGGAACGGCGCATGAACGCATCGAACATCGGGACCGTGAACGCCGTGTCGCCATGGGCCGGGCTGTAGATCATCCCCTTGCGGATGAGCCCGTTGCGCAGCGGCGCGACTGCGGACACGTCCTCGCCCAGGACGCGAGCGATGTCACCCGACCGGTGCGGTCCCGGACCCAGTTCGGCCATCGCCCGCACATAGTCTTTCTCGCGCGGGGTGAGCCGGTCCATGCGCACCCGGAAGAAACCTTTGTCGAGGTGGTCGAGCGCGTGCTGGGTCGCGCGTTCGGCGTCCTCCACCTCGATCGGCGACGCATCGGCCACGTTCCAGGCATGGTATCCCCACTCTTGAAGGAAGTACGGATAGCCCCGCGTCGTATCCACGATAATATCCAGCGCCCGGTCCGTGATGTCGGCGCCTTCGCGCAGCGTGGGTTCACGGATGGCATTCTTCGCGTCCTCCGGCGGTAGCGGCCCGACGTCGGGAAAGGCGAACAGCCGCTCGGCATACGACTTGGCATCACCGGCGAGCGCGGCGAGCTGCGGCAGGCCCGCGCCGAAGAGCACGAACGGGAGCCCCTTCTGGCCGATCTTGTGCACCGAGACGATCAGCGCCGCCAGGTCTTCCGCCGACACGTACTGCACCTCGTCGATGAAGAGCGCGACCGCGCTGTCCGCCGCTTTCGCGGCCTCGGCGACCGCCAGCAGCACTTCCGGCAGGTCCGACTCCAGGCTTCCCGAATCGGCCGTCCCGGTCTCGGGCTCCACTCCGAATTCGACGTCGCCGACCGCCACCTTGAAAGCGCTGGCGAAGGAGCGCAGAACACCGAGTGCCCGACGCGCCCGGACCTGCACCCGCTCGATACGGCTGAGCCTGAAGAGCAGCTTGCGCAAAGGTGGGACTAGCTGCTCGGCCAGCCGTTTGCTCTCCGGAGCCTCCAGCATGACAGTCTGGTACTCCAGTTCGTCCGCGATCTCGGCGAT harbors:
- a CDS encoding PEP/pyruvate-binding domain-containing protein; its protein translation is MILEFTDDAATEPSAAGGKGASLARLTQGGFPVPPGVVVPAAAYRAFLAAVPGLEARIAALTPGDAAALHAQCAEVRALLVSHPLPPEVDQALRARLPPLLGGGRVSVRSSATLEDLAGAAFAGQHDTYLDVAGVDGVIEAVRRCFASLWEDRAVRYRHERGFGAAGAAMAVVVQRMVASEVAGVAFSMNPVTGDLDQVVVNAAFGLGETVVSGEGGIDQYVLSRRTGEVVQRAVGTKAHALVSTRHGTERVEVPPEKRDAPALSDAELAELLRLVVRVERFYAFPQDTEWAVAGGTLYLLQSRPVTEFPARWTRDESAERFPNPVTPLTWDFTTEGFHESLAYSLELLGYPPFAGKWFERFDGYVYGNQTAVQLFTQALQVRFDSLEELSSKRQWLIDRYRWVQELPVTWARDLDRYLLALGRFAAVDLETLPDGELWRHLRAVDRLGREYFLPNIAISITQGVLHRTLFTLVAMLVGRERAPALYDALTSFCETKTNLVNADLYRLYRVVRGEPELERLLTEVDRRRAWEEGMLERFPAFASGFRRFLENHGHREVDFDAYVPTWIGQPWVVLENLRLMLLQGDVADPAPREGSLRARQSAAEREYLALVPEELRNFAAEVLRLTRAYTGLDDLEHYQTTRLSIPFRAALVEVGRRLVGRGVVERPEDVFFLRKRTLTALMEGEPVEDAAAEEARRERAAYEAAKRAAPPRVYGEEPEAAAEGALRGLPGSPGVAEGPVCRVHGVEDFARFVPGSVLVARTTNPAWTPLFYSACAVVTESGGPLSHGAVTAREVGVPAVMAVHGALSSLHDGERVRVNGTQGLVSRAEVAAAV
- a CDS encoding ATP-binding protein, which produces MDPTTNPFAPGAGTQPPELAGRDQIIADARVTLGRVKAGRAARSQMLLGLRGVGKTVLLNRIAEIADELEYQTVMLEAPESKRLAEQLVPPLRKLLFRLSRIERVQVRARRALGVLRSFASAFKVAVGDVEFGVEPETGTADSGSLESDLPEVLLAVAEAAKAADSAVALFIDEVQYVSAEDLAALIVSVHKIGQKGLPFVLFGAGLPQLAALAGDAKSYAERLFAFPDVGPLPPEDAKNAIREPTLREGADITDRALDIIVDTTRGYPYFLQEWGYHAWNVADASPIEVEDAERATQHALDHLDKGFFRVRMDRLTPREKDYVRAMAELGPGPHRSGDIARVLGEDVSAVAPLRNGLIRKGMIYSPAHGDTAFTVPMFDAFMRRSIPDWSLPDARKGRRTRSQRDR